The DNA window GTCGGAGCTGGTGGCGTCCAGGACGAGGGTGAGCTCGCCGCCGTTGGAGCCGGTCCTGCCCCAGCGGTCCTCGTCGGCCGTGACCAGGCCCCCCGGGGTCTGGAGCGTGCACCCGGTGAGGGTGGCCCGCGAGGAGGTGTTGGTGACGTAGAGGATCGGCACCGACTGGGTGCAGGTCAGGCTCACACCGGTCATCACCAGGGTGGAGACCTCCTTGGCGGCGTCGGAGTCGGCGGCGTCGCCGGACATGGATTGGTAGAGCATGACGCCGCCCGTCTGCGAGGCCGTCACGAGGGTGGAGTCGGTGACGGTGGCGTGGTTCTTGCCCTCCACGACGACGGCCTGGGCGCCGTTGGCCGTCCCGGTCAGGCCGGAGACGGTGATCTCGCCGGTGGAGTAGATGCAGGGGGAGCCGTCGCCGCTGGTGGTGAAGGTGTTGGCGCCGTCGACGACGACCGTGCCGGAGCCGCGGTCGGTGGCGACGGCGGCGCAGTGCGCCCCCTGGGTCTCGATGGTCAGGTCCGAGCCGTTGATGACGCCGGCGTAGGTCGCGTGCAGGCCGCGGGAGGACTCGCCCGTGGTGGAGATGGCGCAGCCGGTGACCGTGGCGGTGGCGGAGCCGGTGGCGACGACGGCGTTGGAGCCCGAGGAGTTCGTGGTCAGGGCGGTCTGCCGCACGGTGGCCGTGGAGCCCTCGCCGACGACGACCACGGCGGAGTTGAGGCCGTAGAAGTTGTAGGAGTCGTCGACGCCGTGCTGGCCGTCGGTGGAGGCGTCGCCCGACTTGTTGATGCGCGCGTTGGTGATGGTCAGGGAGCCGCCGCCCACGACGAGGAAGACCGCCTCGTCGGCGCTCGTGGACTCGAAGGTTCCGCCGTCGATCGTCGCCTCTATGCCGTTAACAAGGTATGCGCCCGACAGGGTCATGGTCTTGTCCCCGATGGCGCCGCTCCAGGTGCCGGCGGTCAGGGCGGTGTTGCTCGCCGAGGCCTCGTGGTACTCGGGGGCGGCCGCCGGGCCGGTGGCGGTGGCGACGGGGGCGGCGGCCTTGGCGGCCGCCGCGGCGGTGGCCGCGCTGACCGCGGTGGCGCCCGAAGCGGCGGAGCCCGGGGCCGGGCCCGTTGTCGACGCGGCGCTCGCGGTGGCGCCCGCCCCGCCCGAGGGGCCGCACGCCGCGAGCGCACCGGCGATGGCCAGGCCCGCACCGCCCAGGAGCATGCTGCGCCGACGCTCTTAGGCTGTCCAACGGCTCTGTCGAGCGGGCAGGCGCCGTCCATGACTGCGCTGTGAGAGCGCGGCGCCCGGCTACCGCGGGAGGTGCGCGACCGCTGTCAAGACGCTGCCAGGTTGAGCCGGCGGCGCCCGGCTACCGTGGGGGCATGACCGTTCACGTCTTCTCCCTCGTCCCCGCCGCCTACGTCATCCTCCTGCGCGAGGGCGGGCGCGGGCCCGAGGTCCTCCTCCAGCTGCGGCGGGGCACCGGCTACATGGACGGCCATTGGGCCTGCGGGGCGGCGGGGCACGTCGAGGCGGGCGAGTCTGTGCTCGACGCGGCGGTGCGCGAGGCCCGCGAGGAGATCGGCGTCGTCGTCGACCCGCGGGCGCTGGAGCCGCTGACGGCGATGCACCGCAGCAACGACGTCGGCGGGGCGGCGCTGGAGCAGCGGGTCGACTTCTTCTTCGCGCTGCGCCGGTGGGAGGGCGAGCCGGGCGTGCGCGAGCCCGCCAGGACGGGGGGTCTGGCGTGGTGCCCGCTTGCGGGGCTGCCCGAGCCGGTGCCGCCGCACGAGCGGGCGGTGCTGGAGCTGCTGCGGGAGTCGCTGTCCGGGGGGCGGGCGGTGCCCGCGATCACGACCTTCGGCTTCGCGCCGGGCGAGGGCATCGACCTCTACCGCTGCGCCCGCGAGCACTGAGCCCTCCCAGACCCGCGATCTCATCGACAACCGGCGGGGGCCGCGCCCGCGAGCACCGAATCCTTCCGCGTTCCGCCGGGACCGGGCCCGGGGCTCGCCTCGGCGGCCTCTCCCCCGCTTTCCCCGGGGGCCGGGGGCGAAAAGTGGCGCTCTGGGAGGATCGTTCGGACGACCGCCCCAGATGCGCTCGGCGGTTCCCGCATGATTCCGCGGTTCTTGCGGCGGCGCCGTCGGGTGGGTGCCGGAACGATCCTCCCAGAGCGCCATTTCCCGCCCCCATCGTCTCCCAGACGAACGGGGTGCGAACCCGCTGAGACGCATGGGACTCTTGGGACTGGCTCGGACGGGGACCTGTCCAAATCTGTTGCAAAGGCGCTCCGGGCCGGGATCGACCGCGAAGAAAAGCGCGGAATAACAACGATTCTCTTCGCGCACTCCGGCATGATCCGGGCCTTTGCAACAGATTTGGACAACGGCCGGACGAACGGGGCCCTGTGATGTCTCAGGACATGGGTGACGGTTCTGTATCAGGACATCGGTGACGTTTGGTGTGTCAGGACTTCGGTGACGGTTGGGGCCTGTTGCGGCCTGGGGCCTGGCGCGTTGGTTGGTGGGGTCGGGCGGGTGGTGGGAGACGTAGGTGACGCCTTCGGGCGGCCAGTTGTACTGGATCAGGATGCCGGCCGTGGGCGTGGGCGAAGGTGATGGTGGTGGCGTCCCAGATCGCGGTGGTTCGGTGCCCGGCCAGGGCGCGGCGGACCAGGAACGCGATGCCGCCGATGTGGACGGTGCCGTTGCGGGTGATGGTCAGTTCGCGCTCGCCGCTGGGGGCGATGGGCCTGCGCCGGTGCGGCGGTCGGCGCCCGGCGGGCGCGTCGCGCGCGGGTTCGGTCGGCGGGGGTGATGGGGTCGGTGTCGTGGCCCGGTCGGGGTGCCCGGGCGACCT is part of the Actinomyces sp. oral taxon 414 genome and encodes:
- a CDS encoding NUDIX hydrolase — its product is MTVHVFSLVPAAYVILLREGGRGPEVLLQLRRGTGYMDGHWACGAAGHVEAGESVLDAAVREAREEIGVVVDPRALEPLTAMHRSNDVGGAALEQRVDFFFALRRWEGEPGVREPARTGGLAWCPLAGLPEPVPPHERAVLELLRESLSGGRAVPAITTFGFAPGEGIDLYRCAREH